GATTTTGAACTGAAATTTTGTCGCGTCATGTTTGCCAGAATAGAGTATTTGTTATTACAGATTTAAGGTTATTATTTAAGCTTGTTCAGTTGGgtaatcatttaaatataatggcgtccacgtccacggccgatttcatATAGATTCGTGTTAGTTGACAAACATGTAGAACTAGAGCTCAACAGTTATTGTTTCCATctttaaatgcaaaagtaactcggTTGGTTTGTCTATTGTTCtataactactgaaccgatttatataTCGTGCAAAGGTATTCGCGGcagatataaacaaaaattttgtatTGCATCACATTTACGACGAGCTTTACTATTTAACTAAAGGTAACGATAACCGAAGCATTTTTAGTTGTCAAATGGCCGTTTTAACCGAtaggctggttatggtttggttattgtTAGTTAAtaagagtaggtaagtatataaatgGGGTATATAAtggttaatatttaaattgtgcaaCTCATTCCTACAGTTCGTGAAAAGGATCATAGTTTTAGGAGAAAATAACTGTATCTAATCATTTTGTTACAAGCTGtcaaagtacctatttttttaatgttatgaaATACTTACTTGCCATTACGCAGAAGTAGCAGAAACTGCAAGTCACGTAAATAAAGACGTTAATAAGATTAGCACTGATTGGGCATGATCTTAATTGTTCaacattttgatttgattatacatatttcatctGATTAAAAGAGAAAATCGTTATATTGGTATAGTGTATCCGAGTGTCTTTAGACATACATAACTTCAGAAGGTCTCCTGAAGGGACAGcgtgggttttagtcagcaatTGTCTGACACTTCCTTCACGCTTGAAGTGAAGCACAGTGGGAGCGGTCATTTGATTTGGTTCAAAACAAACCAGTAAAGATCTAGACTCCTACAGATCTAACGGTAAACATGAGACAATAAATTATCATAcatgtatttttaacaaaaatactcATGAAGtatgtcttaaaaaataaaatatttatgggtttaaaaacacaaaaaggaGAAGTATATAATTGACATCTGTCATAATCTTTGTATGTCAAAGTGTCAACAGTCGTTTTcgataatttacataattaaatatttttcctaataattatattaagcaTGGATCATGGAGAATGGGTGCGGCCAGACCCGACTGACTTCGATAACTTTGTACCGTGGGCTTGTAACCAATTGTCTGTCGAATCTAATGTTGTGGTTACCAGAGTAGCTATGagtaagcatttttttaattcagtccACATTATATTAACGCTCTTTAGCTCCTCGAgactggggctgcgggattgttcgaaagagttaccgcggccctggtacataaaggcttaagaaggaacacgatgggtttttgtaagagtctgacactccctcacgctgctaacgcacagcgggaggaatcatttaatgatttccaTAAAAAGCTGAAGTTCGTCCGTTTATATACATAGTCATATTCTCCATATATATTACAGGTGAATATGTAAGCGTAGTAGTAAGCGATCGTCCCGAAAAATCGAAAAAAGCAAGAAAATCCAAGACACCGTCTCCAATAGGTTCCAATCACTCCAGCGAATATGCCATGGGTACTTCAATCGATGACAACGTCGGTGACAAACCGATCCGCATACATACGGTGTACGATCAGAGCATGCATCTAGTACATATTAAATTTCTAAAAAACGAGAGCATACCACAAGAGGTCATAAAGATCATTGCACTCGTAATACCAATGCATAAACACCTAATATCTATTACGATCGACAGTGGATTGCGCGTCCACACCATATATGAAATATCCAAAATTCTGCCTACATCCACCATCACGGAAATGTGTTTAGACTTCACAGATGTTCCCGAAGCTAATTATCACCTTCTACTAAATCACAACTCTTTAAAACTTTTGTCGTTAGCAAAATGCAATCTGAATGATGACGTTGTTCAAACAATAGCCGAGAAACTTGTTCTGCCTAGTCCAGCGGCTAAGTCATTAACCATCCTTAATTTAGCGACCAACTTTATCACAGATTTGGGCGCAAAATATTTAGCAGAAGCGTTACGTTCGAACCGACGTCTCGGCTACTTAAATATATCAGACAACTTAATCACCGATAAAGGAGCAAGTTATATTTTCGACATTTTAGTAGAATTCCCCTTAACTGGTCGAGAATATGTCGACAAAAAAGCTAGGTATGCGGTGTACTTAAAGGAAAAGTTGGATTTAGTATACACAACTATTAAAGACATCAAAATAATGGAAAGAGAAAAAAAGGTAGCAAAAAGAAGGGGTGTTAGATCCGCTATTTCTTCTACAACAAAGAGAAAGACTGGCAAAGATACTTCCAAGGCTGACATGACAGCGAAGAGTCGGTTGAATTTGGAGCATGCAGTTCGGGATAAAGCTGATGAAATAGTTGAAGAAATGGTGGGACCTTACCGTGATCCATTCGACCGCAATAATACTATAACGAGAGACGGTGTAGTGTATTGTTTTGGTAATAACACTCTTTGTTACTTGAATATAGCTTACAATAATCTTAGTCTTATAAGCGTGGAGAGATTGCGTGATGTCTTAATGACACAGTCATCGTGGAATAGGAGCCCGAGAGGTCTGATCAACGTCAGGATCGATGGAAACTATCTACCTTCCTGGTGTCCCCTGTTAGAAGAGATTGATGAGATCCTTGAATCTCAACTACCAACCGTTAGGAAACAGTCGgttccaaataaaaagaaaagtgctAGGTCGGCCGTTAGTAGGAATATAAATAGTTCGTAATTTTTAATGTACGTTTACcaagtaatttttaatatcaaCTTCGTATTAAGTGTGctgtgtaggtactttttactatttagattccatttacctaattttaatgtcctacctatataatgttttagatgataggtacttacttgtaattttatattaactcttcattattttagatttacctacttaatgtataattttagatttaatttcaattaatatacttaattttaattaaagcaacATATTCCAGCAcagttctttttatttaaatataactatTGTGGAAGTTATCGAATTCCAAAGACTTGAGGAAGTGGttcatatattaatatttacatatttatactcTGCAAACTGCGGAACCTTATGTATGTCCTTAACCTTTCTAATGCTCGACTAGTACACATGCCGTGGTATGTACTAAATATAAATGCATGGGATTCAATAGTAATTGAGAATATAGTGGAATCCATCGGGACTGTGTATATTACATATAAGGACTTTGTTAAAGAAAAGGTAAGTTCAATGTCAGCAGTTTATTATACACATCATAGTTTCCGTTACATTCAAAAAGCTCGTCCGTCAAAAGGTATCAAATGTGGCGACAAAACTTTGGTCTTATCGTCCCCAGATCTCGATGGAGTAGTGGTAGCCGAAGCCCCTAGCAGACGTGAGCCTGACGGTCGCGAAGTTCCGTCCGACGCCTCCTGACCTCACGGAAGGGATAGCCCACTGTGTCTGTCCGACCTCTGTCGCTCTGATTGCGGTGATGCGAGCGCTGCCACTGTAGGCGATGTCCTCGGATTGTACCTCGTTCGCGACAGGAGCCCGCAGCACGGTGTTACTGGAAGCAGTTCAACGTTCAACATCAAGGAGACATATCTAGCAGACAATAATATAGAGGTACTATACACACCtaaagttgtggtggcctagtgggagAACCAACCTCGAGTATGAGGATGTGAGGGGTTCGATTCTAGgtaaggcaagtaccaatgcaacttttctaagtttgtgtgtactttctaagtatatcttggacaccaatggcggataaaaaggtgaaggaaaacatcttgaggaaacctggactacatagtctgaaatcaccaacccgcattgaggaagcgtggtgattaacgctcaatccttttccatgtgagaggaggcctgtgcccagcagtgggacgataaaaaggctgtaacagtaactatACACACCTGTACAGCAGGATGTCGTCAGGCCTGGCGTAGCCGTGGTTCAGGTCGACTCTGGCGGCGCGCTCAGCTGCAGCCGCCGCGCTGCTCACTACCAGCGCTGCAAGCACTGCTAACACCACTGCGCTCTTCATCTGCAACTAGAACAACATTAGCTGTTGACTCACTCTCAATGTTCCTCATGTTTCTGATACACCAGTTGAGTATAGTCACCATGGTTAGTTTTGGTTAGTTCGGTTGACCACAGAGTGACTATGATTTTTGAGTGCAGAAGTTAATATATATAGTAAACATATTGATAAGATTGTAATAATCACAGACTCGGATATGGCAAGCAATTAATCTGAAAGTATTGCTTTTATCTCAATGTTAAtgcgaataataataattttgttttaggtaaatT
The DNA window shown above is from Helicoverpa armigera isolate CAAS_96S chromosome 25, ASM3070526v1, whole genome shotgun sequence and carries:
- the LOC110381627 gene encoding leucine-rich repeat-containing protein 71 is translated as MDHGEWVRPDPTDFDNFVPWACNQLSVESNVVVTRVAMSEYVSVVVSDRPEKSKKARKSKTPSPIGSNHSSEYAMGTSIDDNVGDKPIRIHTVYDQSMHLVHIKFLKNESIPQEVIKIIALVIPMHKHLISITIDSGLRVHTIYEISKILPTSTITEMCLDFTDVPEANYHLLLNHNSLKLLSLAKCNLNDDVVQTIAEKLVLPSPAAKSLTILNLATNFITDLGAKYLAEALRSNRRLGYLNISDNLITDKGASYIFDILVEFPLTGREYVDKKARYAVYLKEKLDLVYTTIKDIKIMEREKKVAKRRGVRSAISSTTKRKTGKDTSKADMTAKSRLNLEHAVRDKADEIVEEMVGPYRDPFDRNNTITRDGVVYCFGNNTLCYLNIAYNNLSLISVERLRDVLMTQSSWNRSPRGLINVRIDGNYLPSWCPLLEEIDEILESQLPTVRKQSVPNKKKSARSAVSRNINSS
- the LOC135118746 gene encoding uncharacterized protein LOC135118746 isoform X1, whose amino-acid sequence is MLQMKSAVVLAVLAALVVSSAAAAAERAARVDLNHGYARPDDILLYSNTVLRAPVANEVQSEDIAYSGSARITAIRATEVGQTQWAIPSVRSGGVGRNFATVRLTSARGFGYHYSIEIWGR
- the LOC135118746 gene encoding uncharacterized protein LOC135118746 isoform X2, whose protein sequence is MMKSAVVLAVLAALVVSSAAAAAERAARVDLNHGYARPDDILLYSNTVLRAPVANEVQSEDIAYSGSARITAIRATEVGQTQWAIPSVRSGGVGRNFATVRLTSARGFGYHYSIEIWGR